The Cherax quadricarinatus isolate ZL_2023a chromosome 81, ASM3850222v1, whole genome shotgun sequence genome includes a region encoding these proteins:
- the LOC128699877 gene encoding coiled-coil domain-containing protein 134 isoform X3 has translation MNMGNFIKQQKMVDILARKAFEVLGQNQVTLREAGYIPGMDFPEDEKVRDALSQTLENTAFMGELLLHLPDIMHSLLRDHKPWQLVFTWGAFFATQSKFLDKNTNKFIHLVSQELGIVEKDVRYTNPYSQSARHEVHGASTPANQSPTSKAKKKKFRKGPQLSRQFGDL, from the exons ATGAACATGGGGAATTTCATAAAACAGCAAAAAATGGTGGACATCCTTGCAAGAAAAGCATTTGAG GTATTGGGACAAAATCAAGTGACGTTAAGAGAGGCAGGTTACATCCCAGGAATGGATTTCCCTGAAGATGAGAAAGTACGTGATG CTTTGTCTCAGACGCTGGAGAACACGGCTTTCATGGGAGAGTTACTGCTGCATCTACCTGACATAATGCACAGTCTTCTACGAGATCACAAACCTTGGCAGCTGGTCTTCACTTGGGGAGCATTCTTTGCAACACAGTCCAAGTTCCTGGATAAAAATACTAACAAATTTATTCACTTG GTATCACAAGAATTGGGGATTGTAGAAAAAGATGTGCGGTACACCAACCCATACTCACAGAGTGCTCGACACGAAGTGCATGGAGCTTCAACACCCGCCAATCAGTCACCCACCAGCAAAGCTAAAAAAAAGAAGTTCAGAAAGGGCCCACAACTCTCTAGGCAGTTTGGTGATTTATGA